Proteins found in one Planococcus citri chromosome 2, ihPlaCitr1.1, whole genome shotgun sequence genomic segment:
- the LOC135835132 gene encoding speckle-type POZ protein-like codes for MPNCCSSVCTSADGRLDTKINLHTVTYIWRIENFSFHEAVGDNLTSSTFSAIDDNETEWYLLLKPSFMEAEKDYISFFVYLSSQTDVFVEFSACLLDREQQEALPSLLSTTKIRKLITENGRGWKTFYEKDEYFNNTLLIDDALTFKVVLTYSTRDAVNNLQHECINTSLYRNVPECNLSHHFGSLLENPNLADVVLSTNGNDYPAHKIILAACSPVFAAMFKHDAKENEENRVYIDDIDEKVVSEMLQFIYTGKCEKLAELATGLLAAADKYDLNRLKMICANELYEKLSVENAASILTLADMHSVKELKDEVIKFIVSKRTEVLNTDGWKSIQNIELVKEVCSVALAKQ; via the coding sequence ATGCCTAATTGTTGTAGTTCAGTATGTACTTCGGCCGATGGTCGATTGGATACCAAAATCAATCTTCATACAGTAACGTATATTTGGAGAATAgagaatttcagctttcatgaAGCAGTTGGAGATAATTTAACCTCCTCTACTTTCTCCGCTATCGATGATAATGAAACCGAATGGTATTTGCTACTGAAACCTAGTTTCATGGAGGCCGAAAAGGATTACATTTCCTTCTTTGTATACCTAAGCTCTCAAACAGATGTATTTGTCGAATTCTCAGCATGCCTTTTGGATCGAGAGCAACAAGAAGCGCTACCCTCCCTTCTAAGCACGACTAAAATAAGGAAACTCATAACCGAAAATGGTCGAGGCTGGAAAACATTTTACGAAAAAGACGAgtatttcaataacactttgtTGATTGATGATGCATTAACGTTTAAGGTTGTGTTGACTTACTCCACACGCGATGCTGTTAATAATCTTCAACATGAATGTATCAACACTTCGCTATATCGCAATGTTCCAGAATGTAATCTTTCTCATCACTTTGGATCGTTGCTTGAAAATCCCAACCTCGCTGATGTCGTACTTTCAACTAATGGAAATGATTATCCAGCTCACAAAATTATTTTAGCTGCCTGCAGTCCGGTTTTTGCTGCCATGTTTAAACACGACGcgaaagaaaatgaagaaaatcgcGTGTATATTGATGACATAGATGAAAAAGTAGTCAGTGAAATGCTTCAATTCATATATactggaaaatgtgaaaaactaGCTGAGCTAGCGACTGGTTTATTAGCAGCGGCTGATAAGTATGATTTgaatcgtttaaaaatgatttgcGCGAATGAATTGTACGAGAAGTTATCGGTGGAAAATGCTGCGAGTATTTTGACATTGGCAGATATGCACAGCGTCAAGGAACTGAAAGACGAAGTGATCAAGTTTATAGTTTCGAAACGTACCGAAGTATTGAATACAGATGGTTGGAAGAGTATTCAGAATATCGAGCTGGTCAAAGAAGTATGCTCAGTTGCTTTGGCTAAACAATAA
- the LOC135835127 gene encoding speckle-type POZ protein-like produces the protein MSSSNHSTVRTFDEIWCKSELRVHEVNYVWTIDNFDFREAEGSFLYSSEFSVVLNDEIKWKLQLRPNGETDAKDTISFFLYICSSILTEKVYAKLKVSVLDFQNEKRCTKKTKVAGFGLDGVGSWGYKELLTKNDYFRENLLIDNKLTISCEIIFSTVCDATNETSQKGETSVLLPNTTVCDLSSQNFGLSLEHREFSDVIISVNGQEYLAHKIILAARSPVFAAMFAHNVKENEENRVYINDMDEEVASEMLRYIYTGKCEKLSELATGLLVAADKYDLAGLKNVCGLELSKTLSVDNAASILALADMHAAEALKKAAIKFIVSKRTEVLNTQGWKNIQSVALLNEVCSAALAHRK, from the coding sequence ATGTCATCGAGTAATCATAGCACCGTTAGAACATTCGACGAAATATGGTGTAAGTCCGAACTTCGGGTCCATGAGGTGAATTATGTTTGGAcgattgataattttgatttccgCGAAGCTGAAGGGAGTTTTTTATATTCCTCTGAGTTCTCAGTTGTcttaaatgatgaaattaaatgGAAGCTGCAACTTAGACCTAATGGTGAGACAGATGCCAAAGATACTATTTCTTTCTTCTTATATATCTGCAGTAGTATCCTAACCGAGAAAGTGTACGCGAAACTCAAAGTCTCCGTGttggattttcaaaacgaaaagcGATGTACCAAGAAGACTAAAGTAGCTGGATTCGGTTTGGATGGTGTTGGTAGTTGGGGCTATAAAGAATTATTGacgaaaaatgattattttagagaaaatttATTAATCGATAATAAATTAACGATCAGCtgcgaaattattttttccacgGTATGTGATGCCACTAATGAAACTTCACAGAAAGGCGAAACATCTGTATTACTTCCAAACACTACTGTTTGTGAtctttcttctcaaaattttggactttcgTTGGAACATCGCGAGTTTTCTGATGTCATAATTTCAGTGAATGGCCAAGAGTATCTGGCTCATAAGATTATTTTGGCGGCGCGTAGTCCAGTTTTTGCTGCCATGTTCGCACACAATGTGaaagaaaacgaagaaaatcGTGTGTATATTAATGACATGGATGAAGAAGTAGCGAGTGAAATGCTTCGATACATTTATaccggaaaatgtgaaaaactaTCCGAACTGGCGACCGGTTTACTGGTAGCGGCTGATAAATATGATTTAgctggtttgaaaaatgtttgtggATTAGAATTGTCCAAGACTTTATCGGTGGACAATGCTGCGAGTATTTTGGCATTGGCAGATATGCATGCCGCTGAAGCGCTTAAAAAAGCAGCGATCAAGTTCATCGTTTCTAAACGTACTGAAgttttaaatacacaaggttggaaaaatattcaaagtgtCGCGTTGCTCAATGAAGTGTGCTCTGCAGCTTTGGCTCATCGAAAGTAA
- the LOC135835122 gene encoding speckle-type POZ protein-like isoform X1, with the protein MSSSNYCSPSVDTFDEIWCNSKIRAHKVNYVWTINNFDFREAEGSSLLSPEFSASSNNEIKWNLKLYPNGKSDSKNTIAIFLYICSAVVQKVFAKYKASVLDFQKQKQCAFSTEILGFALNGDGVSNWDEDEFIPKNDYFKNNLLIDNTLTINVELIFSAVCDSISETSSSPLSRDETLQLYPTLSIPACDLSENFGQLLGQDKLTDIVLSVNGQEFPAHKIILSARSPVFAAMFEHNVKENEENRVYINDMDEEVASEMIRYIYTGKCEKLAELATGLLVAADKYNLSRLKMICADELYKTLSVDNAASILLLADMHSVIELKNGVIKFIVSKLADVMNSEGWKNIKSVELLNEVFSSLAQR; encoded by the coding sequence ATGTCATCGAGTAATTATTGTAGTCCTTCCGTTGATACATTCGACGAAATATGGTGTAACTCGAAGATTCGGGCCCACAAAGTGAATTATGTTTGGACGATTAATAATTTCGATTTCCGCGAAGCTGAAGGGAGCTCGTTATTATCCCCCGAATTCTCAGCTTCCtcaaataatgaaattaaatggAATCTGAAGCTATACCCTAACGGCAAGTCAGATTCCAAAAACACCATTGCTATCTTCTTGTATATCTGCAGTGCTGTAGTTCAGAAAGTTTTCGCAAAATACAAAGCTTCCgtgttggattttcaaaaacaaaagcaaTGTGCCTTCAGTACTGAAATACTTGGATTTGCTTTGAATGGTGATGGCGTATCTAATTGGGACGAAGACGAATTTATCCCGAAAAACGATTACtttaaaaacaatttattaATTGATAATACATTAACAATCAACGTCGAGTTAATCTTTTCGGCGGTATGCGATTCCATTAGTGAAACTTCAAGTTCACCATTATCTCGAGACGAAACATTACAACTATATCCGACTCTGAGTATTCCTGCTTGTGATCTTTCTGAAAACTTTGGACAGTTACTAGGACAGGATAAGTTAACTGATATCGTACTATCAGTGAATGGTCAAGAGTTTCCAGCTCATAAGATTATTCTGTCGGCGCGTAGCCCGGTTTTTGCCGCCATGTTCGAGCACAATGTGaaagaaaacgaagaaaatcGCGTGTATATTAACGACATGGATGAAGAAGTAGCGAGTGAAATGATTCGATATATTTATaccggaaaatgtgaaaaactaGCTGAACTAGCGACTGGCTTATTGGTAGCGGCTGATAAGTATAATTTAAGTCGTTTGAAAATGATATGCGCCGATGAATTATACAAGACTTTGTCGGTGGACAATGCTGCGAGTATTTTGCTATTAGCAGACATGCACAGCGTTATAGAACTGAAAAATGGAGTGATCAAGTTTATCGTTTCTAAACTCGCAGATGTAATGAATTCAGAAGGctggaaaaatattaaaagtgtCGAGTTGCTCAATGAAGTGTTCTCATCTTTGGCTCAACGataa
- the LOC135835119 gene encoding speckle-type POZ protein B-like: MSSHCSSICTSADGHLDTKIKLYKATYIWTIENFKFHDGIGKPITSSSFSALDDGETKWKLNLTPNNNFNGDDHVSFYVNLSVDSVHKEAFADLYVCILDKTMKETSSFQRSRKVRKFIATSSASEPGDIGVSVWGWCEFQKKDENFKNNLLVDDRLTFKCVIKYFIPVANAIDNTLHECKKKNTQLYPNIPECNISDQFGLLFENRDFADVILSINGTESPAHKYILAARSRVFAAMFKHDAKENEENRVNIDDMDEEVVTEMLRYIYTGKCERLSELAYGLLAAGDKYDLDHLKMISAEELYKNLSVENAASILVLADMHGVRELKNGVIEFIISKPVEVFGTEGWKSVRSNFNLADEVTSLALARQLKPKD; encoded by the coding sequence ATGTCAAGTCATTGTAGTTCAATATGTACATCGGCCGATGGTCATCTGGATACGAAAATCAAACTATATAAAGCAACGTATATTTGGACGATAGAGAATTTTAAGTTTCATGACGGAATTGGAAAACCTATAACATCATCTTCTTTCTCCGCATTGGACGATGGAGAAACGAAGTGGAAACTGAATCTTACACCTAATAACAACTTCAATGGAGACGATCATGTATCTTTTTATGTGAATCTAAGCGTCGATAGTGTTCATAAAGAAGCATTTGCCGATTTGTACGTTTGCATTTTGGATAAAACAATGAAAGAAACATCGTCCTTCCAGAGATCGCGAAAGGTACGCAAATTTATTGCTACATCATCAGCAAGTGAACCTGGAGATATTGGAGTTTCAGTTTGGGGGTGGTGTGAATTTCAGAAGaaggatgaaaatttcaagaacaaTTTGTTGGTTGATGATAGATTAACGTTCAAGTGTGTGATTAAATACTTTATACCTGTTGCAAATGCAATTGATAACACTCTTCATGAATGTAAGAAGAAGAACACTCAACTTTATCCCAATATTCCTGAATGTAATATTTCCGATCAATTTGGATTGTTATTTGAGAATCGTGACTTCGCTGATGTCATTCTCTCAATAAATGGTACTGAATCCCCAGCTCACAAATATATTTTAGCTGCGCGTAGTCGAGTTTTCGCTGCTATGTTTAAACATGACGcgaaagaaaatgaagaaaatcgcGTGAATATTGATGACATGGACGAAGAAGTTGTAACCGAAATGCTGCGATACATTTACACCGGAAAATGTGAAAGATTATCTGAACTAGCTTACGGTTTATTAGCAGCGGGCGATAAATATGATTTGGACCATTTGAAAATGATCAGTGCGGAAGAATTGTACAAGAATTTATCGGTGGAAAATGCAGCGAGTATTTTGGTATTAGCGGATATGCACGGCGTTCGAGAACTTAAAAATGGAGTGATCGAGTTCATCATCTCTAAACCTGTCGAAGTATTTGGTACAGAAGGTTGGAAGAGTGTTCGATCGAATTTTAATTTAGCCGATGAAGTGACGAGCTTGGCTTTGGCCCGACAATTGAAGCCGAAAGATTGA
- the LOC135835122 gene encoding speckle-type POZ protein-like isoform X2 — translation MSNSCSSVCTSADGRWDTKIKLHTVTYIWRIENFSFHEAIGDDLKSPTFSGIDDKETKWYLLLKPSFSEAEKNCIALYVYLSSQAEVFVKFSICLLDQAQQEVPSSRRTTVKIRKLIFPSNLADNSWGFSQFHEKNEYFTNNLLVDDTLTFKFVMTYSTRDAVDSLHHKCINTPLYPSVPECNLSHHFGLLLEDHRLSDVVLSVNGEEYPAHKLVLTARSPVFAAMFDHNVKENEENRVYIDDMDGKVVSEMLRFIYTGKCENLRELATGLLAAADKYDLDRLKMICANELYENLSVENAASILALADMHGVKELKTEVIKFITGNPTEVLGTEGWKSVRSNFELADEVSLAIARREMPNN, via the coding sequence ATGTCAAACAGTTGTAGTTCAGTATGTACATCGGCCGATGGTCGATGGGATAccaaaatcaaacttcatacTGTAACGTATATTTGGAGGATAgagaatttcagctttcatgaAGCAATTGGAGATGATTTGAAATCCCCTACTTTCTCCGGTATCGATGATAAAGAAACCAAATGGTATTTGCTACTGAAACCTAGTTTCTCGGAGGCTGAAAAAAACTGCATTGCCTTGTATGTATACCTAAGCTCTCAGGCAGAAGTATTTGTCAAATTCTCGATATGTCTTCTGGATCAAGCACAACAAGAAGTGCCATCCTCCCGTAGGACCACGGTTAAAATAAGAAAACTTATCTTTCCATCAAACTTAGCCGATAATAGTTGGGGCTTCAGTCAATTTCACGAAAAGAACGAATATTTCACAAACAATTTATTAGTTGATGATACATTAACGTTCAAGTTTGTGATGACTTACTCCACTCGCGATGCTGTTGATAGTCTTCATCATAAATGTATCAACACTCCACTCTATCCCAGTGTTCCGGAATGTAATCTTTCCCATCACTTTGGATTGTTACTTGAAGATCACCGTCTCTCTGATGTGGTACTTTCGGTAAACGGTGAAGAATATCCAGCTCATAAACTTGTTCTAACGGCGCGTAGCCCAGTTTTCGCTGCTATGTTCGATCATAACGTCaaagaaaacgaagaaaatcGCGTGTACATAGATGACATGGATGGAAAAGTGGTCAGTGAAATGTTACGGTTCATATATACTGGAAAATGCGAAAATTTACGCGAACTGGCGACTGGTTTATTAGCAGCGGCTGATAAATATGATTTAGAtcgtttgaaaatgatttgtgCGAATGAATTGTACGAGAACTTATCGGTGGAAAATGCTGCAAGTATTTTGGCGTTAGCAGACATGCACGGCGTTAAAGAACTTAAAACTGAAGTGATCAAGTTTATCACCGGAAATCCTACTGAAGTGTTGGGTACGGAAGGTTGGAAAAGTGTTCGATCGAATTTCGAGTTGGCCGATGAAGTAAGCTTGGCTATTGCTCGACGAGAAATGCCCAACAACTGA
- the LOC135835123 gene encoding speckle-type POZ protein-like, with translation MSSSNCGAICTLCKEWDNTEIEVHEANHAWIINHFDFHEAEGKTLFSSEFSAVGNDEVKWKLKLKPNGETDAKDTISLYLSLCSPRTEKVYAKFNAFVMDSQHEKVSISKGEIKGYDWANKMNPSWGRREFLKKDDNFRNNYLVNMKLTIICEVNFSTVRDVISDTLHQCKTTQLYPSAPLCNLIEDFGQLLKRGESADVILSVDGQEYPAHKIILSARCPVFAAMFKHDMKENGQNRIDIEDMTAGTVVEFLKYIYTGKCENLKNVAEGLLAAADKYGLDGLKMICAEELNKTLSVENAANILLLADMHGVKELKSESIKFIVSKFIKVFNSAAWKNIVLEHSSLANEVYEALSLRTTSNG, from the coding sequence ATGTCATCGAGTAATTGTGGCGCGATTTGTACATTGTGCAAAGAATGGGATAACACTGAAATTGAAGTCCATGAAGCAAATCATGCATGGATAATTAATCATTTTGATTTCCACGAAGCTGAAGGAAAAACTTTGTTTTCTTCTGAATTCTCGGCTGTTGGAAATGATGAGGTTAAATGGAAACTGAAGCTGAAACCAAATGGCGAAACCGATGCCAAAGATACAATTTCTCTCTACTTGAGCCTCTGCAGTCCAAGGACTGAGAAAGTGTACGCGAAATTCAATGCTTTCGTTATGGATTCCCAGCATGAAAAAGTATCTATTTCAAAGGGTGAGATAAAGGGATACGATTGGGCGAATAAAATGAATCCTAGTTGGGGCCGTagagaatttctgaaaaaggacgacaattttagaaacaaCTATTTGGTCAATATGAAGTTGACGATcatttgcgaagtaaatttttctacggTACGCGATGTCATTAGTGACACATTGCATCAGTGTAAAACAACTCAACTATATCCAAGCGCTCCTCTTTGCAATCTCATCGAAGACTTTGGGCAGTTATTGAAACGCGGTGAATCGGCAGATGTCATACTTTCTGTAGATGGTCAAGAGTATCCAGCTCACAAGATTATTTTGTCTGCGCGATGTCCAGTATTTGCTGCTATGTTCAAACACGATATGAAAGAAAACGGACAAAATCGTATCGATATCGAAGATATGACTGCAGGAACGGTcgtcgaatttttgaagtatATTTACaccggaaaatgtgaaaatttgaaaaatgtagcgGAAGGTTTGCTGGCAGCTGCTGATAAATACGGTTTAGAtggtttaaaaatgatttgcGCAGAAGAACTTAACAAGACGTTATCTGTGGAAAATGCTGCGAATATTTTGCTACTAGCGGATATGCATGGCGTTAAAGAACTGAAATCTGAATCGATCAAGTTCATCGTTTCTAAATTTATCAAAGTGTTCAATTCCGCAGCTTGGAAAAATATCGTTCTTGAGCATTCTAGTTTGGCGAATGAAGTGTATGAAGCGTTATCACTACGTACAACATCCAATGGATGA